A window from Ureaplasma parvum serovar 3 str. ATCC 27815 encodes these proteins:
- a CDS encoding type I restriction-modification system subunit M N-terminal domain-containing protein, which translates to MDNKKEIERNNLHATIWKIADELRGAIDGWDFKQYVLGILFYRYISENLTKYINDNEHKIGDHDFNYETCNDDDVDEEMKITLIKEKGFYIKPSFLFANIVKNAEKNENLNETLETVFNNIEGSSSGYDSEKNLKGLFNDIDVNNSRLGSTTQERNKRLARILIRIIYKNMDLLILKPYINKKEIPN; encoded by the coding sequence ATGGATAATAAAAAAGAAATTGAACGAAACAATTTACATGCAACAATTTGAAAAATTGCTGATGAGCTCCGTGGCGCAATTGATGGATGAGATTTTAAACAATATGTTTTAGGAATATTATTTTATCGATATATATCAGAAAACTTAACTAAATATATTAACGATAATGAGCATAAAATAGGTGATCATGATTTTAACTATGAAACATGTAATGATGATGATGTAGATGAAGAAATGAAAATAACCTTAATTAAAGAAAAAGGTTTTTATATTAAGCCGTCATTTTTGTTTGCTAATATTGTTAAAAATGCTGAAAAAAATGAAAATTTAAATGAAACTTTGGAAACTGTTTTTAACAATATTGAAGGATCATCCTCTGGTTATGATTCTGAAAAAAATTTAAAAGGGTTATTTAATGATATTGATGTTAATAATAGTCGTTTAGGAAGTACTACACAAGAAAGAAATAAAAGACTAGCAAGAATTTTAATTAGAATTATATATAAAAATATGGATTTATTAATTTTAAAACCATATATAAATAAAAAAGAGATTCCTAATTAA
- the serS gene encoding serine--tRNA ligase yields the protein MFDINLIRKDIATTKEKMLNKKVPSNLFDQIFDLDVLVRSLMQQEQNLNAKKNQLSKEIGILAKNKDPKLQQTLDLVNNIKNELQDISLTLSNKQDELNKLLLVIPNMPDDSVPIGNDENDNVEIKKVFKPKKFDFLPLAHWDLAVKNKLIDFDKSTKITGSRFIIYTNFGARLYRALQQFCLDMNVKAGFSEIWAPVIVNQESLIGSGNLPKFADDLFKLENSNYYLSPTAEVQLTNLHRNEILKASDLPLYYTALTPCFRSEAGSAGRDVRGVIRQHQFHKVELVKLCKPEDSFKELESMTRQAESILEALELPYRRIVLCTGDLGFSSAKTYDLEVWLPSYNAYKEISSCSNCTNFQARRAKIRYKETIDATTELVHTLNGSSLAIDRLWAAIVENYQQEDGSINIPKVLKKYIY from the coding sequence ATGTTTGATATTAATTTAATACGAAAAGATATTGCAACTACTAAAGAAAAGATGTTAAATAAAAAGGTGCCAAGCAATTTGTTTGATCAAATTTTTGATTTAGATGTTTTAGTACGAAGTTTAATGCAACAAGAACAAAATCTTAATGCTAAGAAAAATCAATTATCAAAAGAAATTGGTATTTTAGCTAAAAACAAAGATCCTAAATTACAACAAACATTAGATTTAGTTAATAATATTAAAAACGAATTGCAAGATATTTCATTAACATTATCAAACAAACAAGATGAATTAAATAAATTATTATTAGTAATTCCTAATATGCCAGATGATTCAGTGCCCATTGGCAATGATGAAAATGACAACGTCGAAATTAAAAAAGTTTTTAAACCAAAAAAATTTGATTTTTTACCCCTTGCGCATTGAGATTTAGCAGTAAAAAACAAGTTAATTGATTTTGATAAATCAACAAAAATTACTGGTAGTCGTTTTATTATTTATACTAATTTTGGTGCACGTTTATATCGTGCTTTACAACAATTTTGTTTAGATATGAATGTAAAAGCAGGTTTTAGTGAAATTTGAGCACCTGTTATTGTTAATCAAGAATCTTTAATTGGTTCTGGAAACTTACCTAAATTTGCAGATGATTTATTCAAATTAGAAAATTCAAATTATTATTTATCACCAACTGCTGAAGTGCAATTAACAAATTTACATCGTAATGAAATTTTAAAAGCTAGTGATTTACCTTTATACTATACAGCTCTAACACCTTGTTTTCGTAGTGAAGCAGGATCTGCAGGACGCGATGTTAGAGGTGTAATTCGTCAACACCAATTCCATAAAGTAGAATTAGTAAAATTATGTAAACCAGAAGATAGTTTTAAAGAATTAGAATCAATGACAAGACAGGCTGAAAGTATTTTAGAAGCTTTAGAATTACCTTATAGAAGAATCGTTTTATGCACAGGCGATTTAGGTTTTAGTTCAGCTAAAACATATGATTTAGAAGTTTGATTACCATCATATAACGCTTATAAAGAAATTTCAAGTTGTTCAAATTGCACTAATTTCCAAGCGCGTCGTGCAAAAATTCGTTATAAAGAAACAATTGATGCAACAACCGAATTAGTTCATACATTAAACGGATCATCATTAGCAATTGATCGATTATGGGCTGCAATTGTTGAAAATTATCAACAAGAAGATGGTAGTATCAACATTCCTAAAGTATTAAAAAAATACATCTATTAA
- a CDS encoding ABC transporter permease, with product MNKQFNFNFAPSKLSDINKKNETVFFLKEVKVIKKNNRKHYKQTLFDKLKMNKALILTIPYFLVTIFLLIIPLVSIIVKTFINNTDSTGVTTNIIDNWSVITPTIGMKIFNSLWIAAVATIFCLIIGYPFAYFLSIGKSKFLKAIAIALITSPIWMSMLVKLIGIKTFFDVVNGEINSTHGHIFTILGLVYINLPLMILPIYTSLSTMPKNLVNASYDLGRGFFYTFFHIVIPYTKNALISGVWIVYLAAFTSVVVSGFLNNDNAGGLIGGEIFAQGQDGISSGVQLSRSSTITLVISLILLGIYLIIVIIPKIVQLIYYKRKNLKKGVKNNEAD from the coding sequence ATGAACAAGCAATTTAATTTCAATTTTGCACCATCTAAATTATCAGATATTAACAAAAAAAACGAAACAGTATTTTTTTTAAAAGAAGTTAAAGTAATTAAAAAAAACAATCGTAAGCATTATAAACAAACTCTTTTTGATAAATTAAAAATGAATAAGGCACTAATATTAACAATTCCTTATTTTTTAGTAACTATTTTTTTATTGATAATACCATTGGTTAGTATTATTGTTAAAACTTTTATTAACAATACTGATTCAACTGGTGTAACAACAAACATCATTGATAATTGGTCAGTAATTACGCCAACTATTGGAATGAAAATTTTTAATTCGTTATGAATCGCTGCAGTTGCTACAATTTTTTGTTTAATTATTGGTTATCCATTTGCGTATTTTTTAAGTATTGGTAAATCAAAATTTTTAAAAGCAATTGCAATTGCACTAATTACTTCACCAATTTGGATGAGTATGTTAGTAAAACTAATTGGTATTAAAACCTTTTTTGATGTAGTAAATGGAGAAATTAATAGTACACATGGGCACATTTTTACTATTTTAGGTTTAGTTTATATTAATTTGCCATTAATGATTTTGCCTATTTATACATCTTTGTCAACAATGCCTAAAAACCTAGTTAATGCTAGTTATGATTTAGGAAGAGGTTTTTTTTACACCTTCTTTCATATTGTAATTCCTTACACTAAAAATGCTTTAATTTCAGGAGTTTGGATTGTTTATTTAGCAGCATTTACATCAGTTGTGGTTTCAGGTTTTTTAAATAATGATAACGCTGGAGGACTAATTGGTGGAGAAATCTTTGCTCAAGGACAAGACGGTATTTCAAGTGGAGTTCAACTATCACGGTCATCAACAATTACTTTAGTAATTAGTTTAATTTTATTAGGGATTTATCTTATTATTGTTATTATTCCAAAAATAGTCCAATTAATTTATTACAAACGAAAAAATCTAAAAAAAGGAGTAAAGAATAATGAAGCAGATTAA
- a CDS encoding ABC transporter permease, with protein MKQINWLSWLRNFYIWIILAIIYIPLIIIVLLSFTTPSIKGNITSAFNWNDGSNYLTLTTNQFTDALINTIIISVIAVPISTIIATITCFGVWHAKIFYKKLMTASSQTNIMIPDVISGISLSLLFAATFIPIGFSFGFGTIILAHISSCTPYAIMIIYPRMLKMKKNLILASYDLGYTKIATFFRIILPYLLPSIISATIIVFAMSFDDFIITKLVGGKVNTIGTEMYSMAKGIKAWAVCFGALMVLLTILIAALISANKIIKLKLINKQTNKRKLKIWNRQV; from the coding sequence ATGAAGCAGATTAATTGATTGTCTTGATTGCGTAATTTTTATATTTGAATTATTTTAGCAATCATTTATATTCCTTTAATTATCATTGTTTTATTATCATTTACCACACCTTCAATTAAAGGAAACATTACATCAGCTTTTAACTGGAATGATGGTTCAAATTATTTAACACTAACAACCAATCAATTTACAGATGCTTTAATTAATACAATTATTATTTCAGTTATCGCTGTACCAATTTCTACAATCATTGCAACAATAACTTGTTTTGGGGTTTGGCATGCAAAAATATTTTATAAAAAATTAATGACAGCATCATCACAAACAAACATAATGATTCCAGACGTAATTAGTGGTATTTCATTATCTTTATTATTTGCTGCTACTTTTATTCCAATTGGTTTTAGTTTTGGATTTGGTACGATTATATTAGCACACATTTCTTCTTGCACTCCTTATGCAATTATGATTATTTATCCTAGAATGTTAAAAATGAAAAAAAATTTAATTCTTGCTAGTTATGATTTAGGTTATACAAAAATTGCAACCTTTTTTAGAATTATTTTACCTTATTTATTACCTTCAATTATTTCAGCAACAATCATTGTTTTTGCTATGTCTTTTGATGATTTTATTATTACTAAATTGGTTGGAGGTAAAGTTAATACCATTGGAACAGAAATGTATTCGATGGCTAAAGGAATTAAAGCATGAGCGGTTTGTTTTGGTGCTTTAATGGTTTTATTAACAATTTTAATTGCTGCATTAATTAGTGCTAATAAAATTATTAAGTTAAAATTAATTAATAAACAAACTAATAAACGCAAATTAAAAATTTGAAATAGACAGGTTTAA
- the ftsH gene encoding ATP-dependent zinc metalloprotease FtsH, with protein sequence MYFLKKIVNLFSSKIESEDNNVKKDDLTQPRKQSPEARKRRNRRIIFWLIILLIIGTIIGVIIYFSVRKEYDNVIVKSAQTEVVNNKKVLYLNTIRPNSTQITRYTIDEDQLLTARVNILNNTNFQIISNASSLGLSRISFNIVREGVEKFKLGETNIYAPISGNTNNQWNWLTSIITQNAGIPSSGFNPQVIISPLISIIFFIIFLYIILRVSKAQSDSLLGTNKANAKLTKSGVRFSDVAGIAEVKEELIEIVDFLKEPKKYVAAGARIPKGVMLYGPPGTGKTLIAKAVAGEANVPFFQTTGSSFEDTFVGVGARRVRELFEKARKSAPAIIFIDEIDSVAKKRGNSLTAVQDQTINQLLSELDGFDTSSGVIVMAATNRLDTLDDAILRPGRFDRQISVNLPDILEREQILRIHSRNKNLSAKVSLEDIARRTAGFSGAQLENVLNEAALLSVRDKATSIHMNHLDEAIDRVIAGPSRPNKVISEREREQVSYHEAGHALIGLYSPGADVVQKITIVARGRAAGYTLQTPERNENILQNKTELISRVRTALGGRAAEELIYGPNEITTGAANDFYKITNIVRAMVASFGMTDVGLTQYIATEGVDNPYRNSYSEQTALAIDIEIEKIIQREYKIVKEMINEHREELELIVQTLLELETILKPQIDYIHQYKQLPPEVIANKNKREASQKQANSSVEEAKVVDDEESIKDKEKDQKSN encoded by the coding sequence ATGTATTTTTTAAAAAAAATAGTAAATTTATTTAGTTCAAAAATTGAATCAGAAGATAATAATGTTAAAAAAGACGACTTAACTCAACCACGTAAACAATCGCCAGAAGCGCGCAAACGAAGAAATCGAAGAATTATATTTTGATTAATTATTTTATTAATTATAGGAACAATTATTGGAGTTATTATTTATTTTTCTGTTCGTAAAGAATATGATAACGTAATTGTTAAAAGTGCTCAAACAGAAGTTGTTAATAACAAAAAAGTTTTATATTTAAATACTATTAGGCCTAATAGCACTCAAATAACACGTTATACAATTGATGAAGATCAACTACTTACTGCACGTGTTAATATTTTAAATAATACTAATTTTCAAATAATTTCTAATGCATCAAGTTTAGGGCTGTCAAGAATCTCATTTAATATTGTGCGTGAAGGTGTTGAAAAGTTTAAACTTGGTGAAACAAATATCTATGCACCAATTTCTGGGAATACTAATAATCAATGAAATTGGTTAACATCTATTATTACTCAAAATGCAGGAATTCCATCTTCTGGCTTTAATCCACAAGTTATTATTTCTCCATTAATTTCAATTATTTTCTTCATAATTTTCTTATACATTATTTTACGTGTTTCTAAAGCACAAAGCGACTCTTTATTAGGAACTAATAAGGCGAATGCTAAACTAACAAAATCTGGTGTTCGCTTTAGTGATGTTGCTGGAATTGCTGAGGTTAAAGAAGAATTAATTGAAATTGTTGATTTCTTAAAAGAACCTAAAAAATATGTTGCTGCTGGTGCTAGAATCCCAAAAGGTGTAATGTTATATGGACCTCCAGGAACAGGAAAAACATTAATTGCTAAAGCTGTAGCTGGTGAAGCTAATGTTCCATTCTTTCAAACAACGGGTTCATCTTTTGAAGATACTTTTGTTGGAGTTGGTGCACGTCGTGTGAGAGAATTATTTGAAAAAGCACGTAAGAGTGCTCCCGCCATTATTTTTATTGATGAAATTGACTCAGTAGCTAAAAAACGTGGTAATTCATTAACTGCTGTACAAGACCAAACAATTAACCAATTATTATCAGAATTAGATGGTTTTGATACTTCAAGTGGTGTAATTGTTATGGCTGCGACAAATAGATTAGACACATTAGATGACGCAATTTTACGTCCTGGACGTTTTGACCGACAAATTAGTGTTAACTTACCAGATATTTTAGAACGTGAACAAATTTTAAGAATTCACTCACGTAATAAAAACTTATCTGCGAAAGTTAGTTTAGAAGATATTGCACGTCGTACTGCTGGATTTAGTGGTGCACAATTAGAAAATGTTTTAAATGAAGCCGCATTACTATCAGTTAGAGATAAAGCAACATCAATTCATATGAATCATTTAGATGAAGCGATTGATCGTGTTATTGCAGGACCTTCACGTCCTAATAAAGTTATTTCTGAACGTGAACGTGAACAAGTTTCATACCATGAAGCTGGACATGCATTAATTGGTTTATATTCACCAGGTGCTGATGTTGTTCAGAAAATTACTATTGTTGCTCGTGGTCGAGCTGCTGGTTATACACTACAAACTCCTGAAAGAAATGAAAATATTTTACAAAATAAAACTGAATTAATTAGTCGAGTGCGTACTGCATTAGGTGGTCGAGCTGCAGAAGAGTTAATTTATGGACCTAATGAAATTACAACAGGTGCAGCAAATGACTTTTATAAAATTACAAACATCGTAAGAGCAATGGTAGCTTCTTTTGGAATGACAGATGTGGGTTTAACGCAATATATTGCTACTGAAGGTGTTGATAACCCTTATCGAAATAGTTATTCAGAACAAACAGCATTAGCAATTGATATTGAAATTGAAAAAATTATTCAACGTGAATATAAAATTGTTAAAGAAATGATTAATGAACATCGTGAAGAATTGGAATTAATCGTTCAAACATTATTAGAATTAGAAACAATTTTAAAGCCACAAATTGATTATATTCACCAATACAAACAATTACCACCAGAGGTAATTGCTAATAAAAACAAACGTGAAGCTTCTCAAAAACAAGCAAATAGTAGTGTAGAAGAAGCAAAAGTTGTTGACGATGAAGAATCAATAAAAGATAAAGAAAAAGATCAAAAATCTAACTAA
- the hpt gene encoding hypoxanthine phosphoribosyltransferase has translation MKDIDPRIKEVLITEEQIDQKITEAANWINKEYEGKEPIIIGILKGCIPFIGKLLPKIKIDMKLDFLAISSFKGATSAQTEPEIITDLKFEVKDRDLILVEDIVDTGRTIKKVYDLLKIRGARSIKLVTLVDKKDGRLVDLQADFVCCDIPLVFIVGFGLDYKEIMRNLPYIGVLKEEVYQNDLNNKNEGDGE, from the coding sequence ATGAAAGATATTGATCCAAGAATAAAAGAGGTTTTGATCACTGAAGAACAAATTGATCAAAAAATCACTGAAGCAGCTAATTGAATCAATAAGGAATATGAAGGTAAAGAACCAATTATAATTGGTATTTTAAAAGGATGCATTCCATTTATTGGCAAATTATTACCAAAAATTAAAATTGACATGAAACTAGATTTTTTAGCAATTAGTAGTTTTAAGGGAGCAACTAGTGCTCAAACAGAACCAGAAATTATTACTGATCTTAAATTTGAAGTTAAAGATCGTGATCTAATTTTAGTAGAAGATATTGTTGATACAGGACGCACAATTAAAAAGGTTTATGATTTACTTAAAATTCGAGGCGCTCGTTCAATTAAATTAGTTACCTTGGTTGATAAAAAAGACGGCCGATTAGTAGATTTACAAGCCGATTTTGTATGTTGTGATATTCCATTAGTCTTTATTGTTGGTTTTGGTTTAGATTATAAAGAAATTATGCGTAATTTACCATATATTGGTGTTTTAAAAGAAGAAGTTTATCAAAATGATTTAAATAATAAAAACGAAGGGGATGGAGAGTAA
- a CDS encoding ABC transporter ATP-binding protein translates to MEKTLLHLRDITKIYDDGFAAVNKFDLKIKKGEFVTLLGPSGCGKTTMLKIIAGFEQPTNGKILYNGIDIKDMPIRLRPTSTVFQDYALFPNMTVKQNIKYGLKLMRKPKDNVDQSIYLQADKVYNSASKKANEKIKELKKQRRGLLAEIKKMDLKYQKNKNIFEIKEMRKNQYLGTLDELYQKQGINKNGKPGFLNYFKSWFSHEKLNLNDPIDREIFNLKKAYKEKSGLDKRYDKITYKYNDLDYWESYWATYPQLKKEQFENKNITRLLTKEEVEKEANRVINLVGLSARKDSYPSDLSGGMQQRVALARSLVIQPEIILLDEPLSALDAKVRKQLQDELKKLHKNLGITFILVTHDQEEALSLSDKVVVMSNGQIEQVGKPSDIYDSPNSLWVANFIGKTNIFEGHYIAKGEVEFDGITSKTDVINGFSENEACYIMIRPEDFDVVKKDEGSINARVESVLYKGLMWDIKCKYNDMIISVEGVNKVNEGDEIGLDWDDIDVHVIKKDYLNNEQAI, encoded by the coding sequence ATGGAAAAAACACTCCTACATCTTAGAGATATTACAAAAATCTATGATGATGGATTTGCTGCTGTAAACAAATTTGATTTAAAAATAAAAAAAGGTGAATTTGTCACTTTATTAGGACCAAGTGGTTGTGGTAAGACAACAATGTTAAAAATTATTGCTGGATTTGAACAACCTACTAATGGAAAAATTTTATATAATGGAATTGATATTAAGGATATGCCAATTCGACTAAGACCAACATCAACGGTGTTTCAAGACTATGCGCTATTCCCTAATATGACTGTTAAACAAAACATAAAATATGGTTTAAAACTAATGCGTAAACCAAAAGATAATGTTGATCAAAGTATTTATTTGCAAGCTGATAAAGTTTATAATTCAGCTTCTAAAAAAGCAAATGAAAAAATTAAAGAATTAAAAAAACAAAGACGCGGGTTATTGGCTGAAATCAAAAAAATGGATCTTAAATACCAAAAGAATAAGAACATTTTTGAAATAAAAGAAATGCGAAAAAACCAATATCTTGGCACACTTGATGAACTTTATCAAAAACAAGGTATTAATAAAAATGGAAAACCAGGTTTTTTAAATTATTTTAAAAGTTGATTTAGTCATGAAAAATTGAATTTAAACGATCCAATTGATAGAGAAATTTTTAATTTAAAAAAAGCATATAAAGAAAAAAGTGGATTAGATAAACGATATGATAAGATTACTTACAAATATAATGATCTTGATTATTGAGAATCATATTGAGCAACTTATCCACAATTAAAAAAAGAACAATTTGAAAATAAAAATATTACACGATTATTAACTAAAGAAGAAGTCGAAAAAGAAGCAAATCGTGTAATTAATTTAGTTGGTTTAAGTGCACGTAAGGATTCGTATCCAAGTGATTTATCGGGTGGTATGCAACAACGTGTTGCACTAGCACGTTCACTAGTAATACAGCCTGAAATTATTTTATTAGATGAACCATTAAGTGCACTAGATGCAAAAGTACGTAAACAATTACAAGATGAATTAAAAAAACTACATAAAAATTTAGGAATCACCTTTATTTTAGTAACTCATGATCAAGAAGAGGCTTTAAGTTTATCAGATAAAGTTGTGGTTATGTCAAATGGTCAAATCGAACAAGTCGGTAAACCAAGTGATATTTATGATTCACCAAATTCATTGTGAGTAGCTAATTTTATTGGTAAAACTAATATTTTTGAAGGTCATTATATTGCTAAAGGTGAAGTTGAATTTGATGGTATTACTTCTAAAACAGATGTGATTAATGGTTTTAGCGAAAATGAAGCGTGTTATATTATGATTCGCCCAGAAGACTTTGATGTTGTTAAAAAAGACGAAGGATCAATTAATGCTAGAGTTGAATCAGTATTATATAAAGGGTTAATGTGAGATATTAAGTGTAAATATAATGACATGATTATTAGTGTTGAAGGTGTTAATAAAGTTAATGAAGGTGATGAAATTGGTTTAGATTGAGATGACATTGATGTGCATGTAATTAAAAAGGATTATTTAAATAATGAACAAGCAATTTAA
- the uvrA gene encoding excinuclease ABC subunit UvrA, whose amino-acid sequence MDKIIIKGARENNLKNIDLEIPKNKLVVITGVSGSGKSSLAFDTIFAEGKRRYFESLSSYARQFLGGNDKADVESIEGLSPTIAVDQKSTNQNPRSIVGTITEIYDYLRVLFARVGTPFCPNGHGQIKSQTPKQIADFLFSLSPKSKIQILAPIEIKKGYKINDVLNNLRNQGYLRVLVNNEVYQLDENLPQFLDNKKTDVAIIVDRLILNIDHQTKTRALDAIEFALNYSGGEIAFKVNDDIHYFTQNDVCQVCGFKIKEIEPTLFSFNSPIGACEQCKGLGYNYVPDERKMIPNPNLSINEGGLDYFKNTVNTTNLDWQRFNSIIKHYKIDKTKPLKELDRKEIDLLLYGSDEAIEIDITSANNKKYSSIDYVEGVLELVNRRYQETSSELAREHYNKYMSEKVCKSCKGKKLSSQALSVLINKINIIDFIEKNIDEAIDFLLHLDLNEAQTKIANPILKEVLDRLGFLKNVGLEYLTLARPASSLSGGEAQRIRLATQIGSKLTGILYVLDEPSIGLHQRDNDKLINTLKEMRDLGNTVIVVEHDEETMLAADYLIDIGPQAGVNGGYVIAAGTPQEVMQNPNSLTGQYLSKQKDILVPKTRRSGNGHKVILKGAKHNNLKNVDLTIPLGKFICVTGVSGSGKSSLILETLVKAIEYTNFNPFVIPGEYKDLIGASNVDKIVVVNQDAIGRTTRSNPATYVGVFDDIRTVFENTIEAKARGYSKSRFSFNIKGGRCERCWGDGTIRIEMHFLPDVYISCEECHGKRYNDETLQVKFKGKSIYDVLKMPIDEALVFFENYPGIHRKLQLLVDVGLGYLELGASSTSLSGGEAQRIKLAKFLQRKPTGKTLFVLDEPTTGLHIDDVAKLIKILDKIVDGGDTVLVIEHNLDLIKVADYIIDIGPEGGNKGGKIIATGTPEQLLSKKDISYTAQYLEKYLKKN is encoded by the coding sequence ATGGACAAAATTATCATTAAAGGCGCTAGAGAAAATAATTTAAAAAATATTGATCTAGAAATTCCTAAAAATAAACTAGTTGTTATTACAGGTGTTTCAGGATCAGGTAAATCATCGCTTGCTTTTGATACGATTTTTGCTGAAGGAAAACGTCGTTATTTTGAATCACTTTCAAGTTATGCCCGCCAGTTTTTAGGTGGAAATGATAAAGCTGATGTTGAAAGTATTGAAGGTTTATCACCAACCATTGCTGTTGATCAAAAATCAACAAATCAAAATCCAAGATCAATTGTTGGGACAATTACAGAAATCTATGATTATTTACGAGTTTTATTTGCTCGTGTTGGAACACCTTTTTGTCCAAATGGGCATGGTCAAATTAAATCACAAACTCCAAAACAAATTGCTGATTTCTTATTTAGCTTATCACCTAAAAGTAAAATACAAATTCTTGCACCAATTGAAATTAAAAAAGGTTATAAAATTAATGATGTTTTAAATAATTTAAGAAATCAAGGTTATTTAAGAGTTTTAGTTAATAATGAAGTTTATCAATTAGATGAAAATTTGCCTCAATTTTTAGATAACAAAAAAACAGATGTTGCAATCATTGTTGATCGTTTAATTTTAAATATTGATCACCAAACAAAAACACGAGCACTAGATGCTATTGAATTTGCTTTAAATTATAGTGGGGGAGAAATTGCATTTAAGGTTAATGATGATATTCATTACTTTACACAAAACGATGTTTGTCAAGTTTGTGGTTTTAAAATTAAAGAAATTGAACCAACATTATTTTCATTTAATTCACCAATTGGTGCTTGTGAACAGTGTAAAGGGCTAGGATATAATTATGTTCCTGATGAGCGTAAAATGATCCCTAATCCAAATTTATCAATTAACGAAGGCGGTTTAGATTATTTTAAAAACACTGTTAATACAACTAATCTTGATTGACAACGTTTTAATTCAATTATTAAACACTATAAAATTGATAAAACTAAACCTTTAAAAGAATTAGATCGTAAAGAAATAGATTTATTACTATATGGATCAGATGAAGCAATTGAGATTGATATAACTTCTGCAAATAATAAAAAGTATTCATCAATAGATTATGTTGAGGGGGTTTTAGAATTAGTTAATCGTCGTTATCAAGAGACATCAAGTGAATTAGCCCGTGAACATTACAATAAATACATGAGTGAAAAAGTTTGTAAATCATGTAAAGGCAAAAAACTATCTTCACAAGCTTTATCGGTTTTAATTAATAAAATTAACATTATTGATTTTATTGAAAAAAACATTGATGAGGCGATTGATTTTTTATTACACTTAGATTTGAATGAAGCACAAACAAAAATTGCCAATCCAATTTTAAAAGAAGTTTTAGATCGTTTAGGATTTTTAAAAAATGTTGGTTTAGAATATTTAACTTTAGCTCGTCCTGCATCAAGTTTATCAGGGGGCGAAGCACAACGGATTCGTTTAGCCACTCAAATCGGCTCTAAACTAACAGGTATTTTATATGTACTTGATGAACCATCAATTGGTTTGCATCAACGCGATAACGATAAATTAATTAATACATTAAAAGAAATGCGTGATTTAGGTAATACAGTTATAGTTGTTGAACATGATGAAGAAACAATGCTAGCAGCTGATTATTTAATAGATATTGGTCCTCAAGCTGGAGTTAATGGTGGTTATGTAATAGCAGCTGGAACACCACAAGAAGTAATGCAAAATCCTAATTCACTAACAGGACAATATTTATCAAAACAAAAAGATATTTTAGTTCCTAAAACACGAAGAAGTGGTAATGGTCATAAAGTTATTTTAAAAGGTGCAAAACATAATAATTTAAAAAATGTTGATTTAACAATTCCTTTAGGTAAATTCATTTGTGTTACTGGAGTTTCAGGATCTGGTAAATCATCACTAATTTTAGAAACATTAGTTAAAGCTATTGAATACACTAATTTTAATCCTTTTGTAATTCCAGGCGAGTATAAAGATTTAATTGGCGCATCGAATGTTGATAAAATCGTTGTCGTTAATCAAGATGCAATTGGTAGAACTACGAGATCAAATCCAGCTACTTATGTTGGGGTATTTGATGATATTAGAACAGTATTTGAAAATACAATTGAAGCTAAAGCACGTGGCTATAGTAAAAGTCGTTTTTCTTTTAATATTAAAGGAGGCCGTTGTGAACGTTGTTGGGGGGATGGTACGATTCGCATTGAGATGCACTTTTTACCAGATGTTTATATAAGTTGTGAAGAATGTCATGGAAAACGTTATAACGATGAAACACTTCAAGTTAAATTTAAAGGTAAATCAATTTATGATGTACTAAAAATGCCAATCGATGAAGCTTTAGTATTTTTTGAAAATTATCCTGGTATTCATCGTAAACTACAATTATTAGTTGATGTTGGTTTAGGATATTTAGAGTTAGGAGCCTCTTCAACTTCATTATCAGGGGGCGAAGCACAACGTATTAAGTTAGCTAAGTTTTTACAACGTAAGCCAACAGGAAAAACATTATTTGTTTTAGATGAACCAACAACAGGACTGCATATTGATGATGTAGCTAAATTAATTAAAATTTTAGATAAAATTGTTGATGGAGGAGACACTGTTTTAGTTATAGAACACAATCTTGATTTAATTAAGGTTGCAGATTATATTATTGATATTGGCCCTGAAGGTGGTAATAAAGGTGGTAAAATTATAGCTACTGGTACTCCAGAGCAATTACTAAGTAAAAAGGACATATCTTATACTGCTCAATATTTAGAAAAGTATTTAAAAAAGAACTAA